In the Pseudothauera hydrothermalis genome, one interval contains:
- a CDS encoding TonB-dependent receptor plug domain-containing protein, producing the protein MLRKPFFAAVLGLGLAAHAVADHAYPIGDEASFFEALPLVLTVSRLPQPIQDTPGAVTVIDAEQIAASGYRDLARLLRLVPGMQVGQERGNDQWVTYHGLGADYPNQMQVLIDGRSVYSPYYFGGADWNALPITLDDIERIEVVRGSDSAAYGANAFLGVVNIITRHTAAEGGHSVRVQQGSHGIADASARLVLRDGPLGLRLSAHRQHDHGMPGTHDGRDIRVLNLRGDLRLSTRSELTLNAGLSEGERDMGYADVLFDSSGMRTARHLDRSLHLRWRFSPGPEEEWSLSYYHNRERTVDEWFVDSSRNIGLVTDPAARAYLLDAKRIPVDNNRSSRRDNIELQHRLRTHDNLQALWGVEWRRDWLDAPFLFYGKPAQSQREWRIFTNLEWRLAPAWLLNAGAMAEHIDEDRLRLAPRLFLNWQAGGGRTWRAGWSRAWRQPTLFEREADVRIVHRGEVLNYRFRPNPNIQPQRIDAFEIGFLDVLQDGTGLFDLRIFHERIQDLILRSAVTQTDPLWVDGLPVTAPPIIQQILGSTRWQNHPHPVRLNGLEYQLRLRPWAEGELIFNHTLIHASSSERAVRDSVAPYTAGLTWLQRWGAWSGSLSVLRMGPIEAGSGYVQGFRYRVPAYTTVDFSVARSLRLGTTPVELRLSGINLAGRHQELVHRPLQFVRGEEPATEVGRQIHLSLHASF; encoded by the coding sequence ATGCTCCGAAAACCTTTTTTTGCCGCCGTGTTGGGGCTGGGGCTCGCTGCCCATGCGGTGGCCGATCATGCCTACCCGATTGGCGACGAAGCCTCCTTTTTCGAAGCGCTGCCTTTGGTGCTCACCGTCTCGCGCCTACCGCAGCCAATACAAGACACGCCCGGCGCGGTCACGGTGATCGACGCCGAGCAGATTGCCGCCAGCGGATACCGCGATCTGGCCCGGCTGCTGCGGCTGGTGCCTGGCATGCAGGTGGGTCAAGAGCGTGGCAATGACCAATGGGTCACCTACCACGGCCTGGGGGCCGATTATCCCAATCAGATGCAGGTGTTGATCGACGGCCGTTCGGTGTATTCGCCTTATTACTTTGGTGGTGCCGATTGGAACGCACTGCCGATTACCTTGGACGATATCGAGCGCATCGAGGTGGTGCGCGGCTCGGATTCGGCCGCCTATGGCGCCAATGCCTTTTTGGGCGTCGTCAATATCATCACCCGCCACACCGCCGCCGAGGGCGGCCATTCAGTGCGTGTGCAGCAAGGCAGCCACGGCATTGCCGACGCCAGCGCACGCCTGGTTTTGCGCGACGGTCCGCTGGGTTTGCGTCTGAGCGCCCATCGGCAACATGATCATGGCATGCCCGGCACCCACGACGGGCGCGACATACGGGTGCTCAACCTGCGCGGTGACTTACGCTTGAGCACACGAAGCGAGCTGACCCTGAACGCCGGTCTGAGCGAAGGCGAACGCGATATGGGCTACGCGGACGTGTTGTTCGACAGCAGCGGCATGCGTACTGCCCGCCATCTGGACCGCAGCCTGCACCTGCGCTGGCGGTTTAGCCCAGGTCCGGAGGAGGAATGGTCACTGTCCTATTACCACAACCGCGAGCGCACGGTGGATGAATGGTTCGTCGATTCGAGCCGCAACATCGGGCTGGTCACCGATCCGGCCGCCCGCGCCTATCTCTTGGATGCCAAGCGCATCCCGGTCGATAACAACCGCAGCAGTCGGCGCGACAACATCGAGCTTCAACATCGGCTGCGCACCCATGACAACCTGCAGGCGCTGTGGGGCGTGGAATGGCGGCGCGACTGGCTGGACGCCCCGTTCCTGTTCTATGGCAAACCCGCGCAAAGCCAGCGTGAGTGGCGGATCTTCACCAATCTGGAATGGCGTCTGGCGCCTGCCTGGCTGCTCAACGCCGGCGCCATGGCCGAACACATCGATGAGGATCGACTGCGCTTGGCACCGCGCCTGTTCCTGAACTGGCAGGCGGGTGGCGGTCGCACCTGGCGTGCCGGTTGGTCCCGTGCCTGGCGCCAGCCCACCTTGTTCGAGCGCGAAGCCGACGTGCGCATCGTGCACCGAGGCGAGGTGCTCAATTATCGTTTCCGGCCCAATCCAAACATCCAGCCGCAGCGTATCGATGCATTCGAAATCGGCTTTCTGGACGTGCTGCAAGACGGTACCGGTCTGTTCGACCTGCGGATTTTCCATGAGCGCATCCAGGACTTGATCTTGCGCAGCGCGGTCACGCAGACCGATCCACTATGGGTCGATGGGCTGCCGGTGACCGCTCCGCCGATCATCCAGCAGATTCTGGGCTCCACGCGCTGGCAAAACCACCCGCACCCGGTACGGCTCAACGGCCTGGAGTACCAGCTACGCTTGCGCCCGTGGGCCGAGGGCGAATTGATCTTCAACCACACCCTGATCCACGCATCGAGCAGCGAACGCGCGGTGCGCGACAGCGTGGCGCCCTACACCGCCGGGCTCACTTGGCTGCAACGCTGGGGTGCATGGTCGGGGTCGCTGAGCGTGCTGCGTATGGGGCCGATCGAGGCCGGCTCGGGTTATGTGCAAGGTTTCCGTTACCGGGTCCCGGCCTACACCACCGTGGATTTCAGCGTGGCGCGCAGCCTGCGGCTGGGCACTACACCGGTGGAACTGCGCCTGTCCGGCATCAACTTGGCTGGCCGCCATCAGGAACTGGTCCACCGCCCCTTGCAGTTTGTCCGCGGCGAAGAACCGGCCACCGAAGTCGGCAGACAGATTCATCTGAGCCTTCATGCAAGCTTTTGA
- the recC gene encoding exodeoxyribonuclease V subunit gamma, whose amino-acid sequence MFAVAFSNRFETLLELLLARLAAERPGPFGRRELVVPNSAIRRRIELAVAEREGVAAQLQFDFLAQWLWQQIGRVVPDVGARSPYAPALLAWRIFGLLSEGGADDWVAAHPRLAAYLAAADARMRYELAERIARVFDHYLTYRPQWLAAWIDGRSALERCATTAEQRADEAWQAELWRRIQAAMPQRREHPAAAFLRALTAMEEAELAALGLPRCVHVVALPALPPLYLDVLRELARVVDVQLYTLNPCQEYWFDVVDPRRLSWLATRQRDLFVDTGNRLLAAWGRQTQAHIDLLFEGEHAVEEEAVFIAHPADHLLARVHNAILNLTELQPGSVVLNDADRSIEVHVCHSRTRELEVLHDRLLGLFAADPTLRPDDILVLTPELDTTAPLIEAVFGTAPAARRIPWRITGLAVTRENPIAQVLDALLALVASRYPASRVFDLLQQPPVAARFGLDLEALETAHQWLHEAGFRWGLCAEDALHTTAYTLEEGLHRLFLAWAAGTAVSAAPFAGRVGAGWPEGSEGQLLGRLWRYAEVLRLLREQLLRPQQAADWQRSLNAALDHLVADDARWAEALREVRAAIAGLVEDIGAARLTAALPLDVVRPALAARLDDPARGGVPGGAVTFSAMAALRGLPYRVVAIIGLDRDVFPGNDRTAEFDLMAAFPAKGDRQRRVDDRNLFLDLLLATRDVLHLSYTGRSVRDGGELPPSVLVDELLDVLAEACAGDPADPAALAAARRRLTVVHPLQPFSADYFLPNAARDRRLVSYHEDYATALATRLGALSAPPRLALPAVGADEDVAPSDEHSAAQAPAAPFFTAPLPAPDAAWRTLTLTQLIRFYRNPSRYLLRERLGVDLPESKEPLADVEPFVPDWSARQALAARLLPVLMETDLTAEALLALAQAGAEYPAGALGEDALRAELTALQTYTARLRAATPGACLPAHESRLAHTLEGESWELRAAFTDLRPGGRVYARFDDTRAGDYLAAWLAHLALCAQPPDGVECVTRGVSRDGDFVLLTVPAEEARTRLAELIAYYRAGLMRPLHFYPKSAWAYVEGGQNISAAQRTWHGGQDAAFGEASDPAYRLALRGLAEPLDEEFYALADTVFAPMMTYLEDARRA is encoded by the coding sequence ATGTTTGCCGTTGCCTTCTCCAACCGCTTCGAGACCCTGCTCGAACTATTGCTCGCCCGTCTAGCCGCCGAGCGTCCCGGCCCTTTTGGCCGGCGCGAGCTGGTGGTGCCCAACAGCGCCATTCGTCGGCGTATCGAACTGGCGGTGGCCGAGCGCGAAGGTGTGGCCGCCCAGCTGCAATTCGACTTCCTTGCGCAATGGCTGTGGCAGCAGATCGGCCGTGTGGTGCCCGATGTCGGGGCGCGCTCGCCGTACGCGCCGGCGCTGCTCGCGTGGCGGATTTTCGGCTTGTTGAGCGAAGGGGGCGCGGACGACTGGGTGGCGGCGCATCCGCGCCTGGCCGCTTATCTGGCCGCAGCCGATGCCCGCATGCGCTATGAGTTGGCCGAACGTATCGCGCGGGTGTTCGATCATTACCTTACTTACCGGCCGCAGTGGCTAGCCGCCTGGATCGACGGCCGCAGCGCTCTGGAGCGCTGTGCGACCACTGCCGAACAGCGCGCCGACGAAGCCTGGCAGGCCGAGCTGTGGCGCCGCATTCAGGCGGCCATGCCGCAGCGCCGTGAGCATCCCGCGGCCGCCTTCCTGCGCGCCCTCACAGCGATGGAAGAAGCCGAACTTGCCGCTTTGGGCCTGCCGCGTTGCGTCCATGTGGTGGCTCTGCCAGCCTTGCCGCCGCTCTATCTCGATGTGCTGCGCGAGCTTGCCCGTGTGGTGGATGTGCAGCTCTATACGCTGAACCCGTGCCAGGAATACTGGTTTGACGTGGTGGACCCGCGCCGCTTGTCCTGGCTTGCCACTCGCCAGCGCGATCTGTTCGTCGATACCGGTAACCGTTTGCTGGCCGCCTGGGGGCGGCAGACCCAGGCGCATATCGACCTGCTGTTCGAGGGCGAGCACGCGGTCGAGGAAGAAGCGGTATTCATTGCCCACCCTGCGGACCATCTGCTGGCACGGGTGCACAACGCCATTTTGAATCTCACCGAACTTCAACCGGGCAGCGTGGTGCTGAACGATGCGGATCGCAGCATCGAGGTACACGTGTGCCATTCCCGCACCCGTGAACTGGAAGTATTGCACGACCGCCTGCTCGGCCTGTTCGCCGCCGATCCCACGCTGCGTCCGGACGATATCCTGGTGCTCACGCCCGAACTCGATACCACCGCGCCACTGATTGAGGCGGTGTTCGGTACGGCGCCAGCTGCCCGTCGCATTCCGTGGCGGATCACCGGTTTGGCTGTGACCCGCGAAAACCCGATCGCGCAGGTGCTCGACGCGCTGCTTGCGCTGGTGGCCAGCCGCTATCCAGCCAGCCGGGTGTTCGATTTGCTGCAGCAGCCGCCGGTGGCGGCGCGTTTCGGTCTTGACCTGGAGGCATTGGAAACGGCGCATCAGTGGCTGCACGAAGCCGGCTTTCGTTGGGGGTTGTGCGCCGAGGATGCGTTGCATACCACCGCCTATACCCTGGAAGAGGGGCTGCATCGTCTTTTTCTGGCCTGGGCGGCGGGCACGGCGGTCAGCGCCGCGCCTTTTGCCGGCCGGGTCGGGGCGGGCTGGCCGGAAGGCAGCGAGGGCCAGCTGCTCGGGCGCTTGTGGCGCTATGCCGAAGTCTTGCGCCTGCTGCGTGAGCAGCTGCTGCGCCCGCAGCAGGCGGCGGACTGGCAGCGCAGTCTCAACGCTGCACTCGATCACCTGGTGGCCGATGATGCCCGGTGGGCGGAGGCATTGCGCGAGGTTCGCGCCGCCATTGCCGGGCTGGTCGAAGACATCGGTGCCGCCAGACTGACTGCGGCGCTGCCGCTGGATGTGGTGCGGCCGGCACTGGCCGCGCGCTTGGACGACCCGGCACGCGGCGGCGTGCCCGGCGGTGCGGTCACCTTCTCGGCAATGGCGGCGCTACGCGGCTTGCCTTACCGGGTGGTGGCCATCATCGGCCTGGACCGCGACGTCTTTCCCGGCAACGATCGTACGGCGGAATTCGACCTGATGGCGGCTTTTCCGGCCAAAGGCGATCGCCAGCGCCGTGTGGATGATCGCAATCTGTTCCTCGACCTGCTGCTGGCCACGCGCGATGTGCTGCACTTGTCTTACACCGGCCGCAGTGTGCGTGACGGGGGCGAACTGCCCCCGTCGGTATTGGTCGATGAACTGCTCGATGTGCTCGCCGAAGCCTGCGCCGGCGACCCGGCCGATCCCGCCGCGCTCGCCGCCGCCCGCCGCCGTCTCACCGTGGTGCATCCCCTGCAGCCTTTTTCGGCCGACTACTTTCTGCCGAACGCAGCGCGGGATCGTCGCCTTGTGAGCTACCACGAAGACTACGCCACAGCGCTGGCCACGCGTCTGGGCGCGCTCAGTGCGCCGCCACGACTGGCTTTGCCCGCGGTGGGTGCGGATGAGGATGTAGCGCCGAGCGACGAGCATAGTGCGGCCCAAGCGCCCGCCGCGCCGTTTTTCACCGCACCTTTGCCCGCACCGGATGCCGCCTGGCGCACGCTGACGCTGACCCAGTTGATCCGCTTTTACCGCAATCCCAGCCGTTATCTGCTGCGCGAACGTCTGGGTGTGGACCTGCCAGAAAGCAAGGAGCCGCTGGCCGATGTCGAACCATTTGTGCCCGACTGGTCGGCCCGTCAAGCTCTGGCGGCCCGTCTGCTGCCGGTGCTGATGGAAACGGACCTGACCGCCGAGGCTTTGCTGGCACTCGCTCAAGCCGGCGCGGAGTATCCCGCCGGTGCGCTAGGCGAGGACGCGCTGCGGGCCGAACTGACCGCCCTGCAGACCTACACCGCCCGCCTGCGTGCAGCAACCCCAGGTGCGTGCCTGCCGGCGCATGAATCCCGCCTTGCGCACACGCTGGAAGGCGAAAGTTGGGAGCTACGCGCCGCCTTCACCGATCTGCGCCCCGGCGGCCGCGTCTATGCGCGCTTCGATGACACCCGCGCCGGTGACTATCTTGCCGCTTGGCTTGCGCATCTGGCGCTGTGCGCGCAGCCGCCGGACGGGGTGGAATGCGTCACCCGCGGGGTGTCGCGCGATGGCGACTTTGTCCTGCTCACCGTGCCGGCGGAAGAAGCGCGCACGCGCCTGGCCGAACTCATCGCCTACTACCGCGCCGGGTTGATGCGCCCGCTGCATTTCTACCCCAAATCGGCCTGGGCGTATGTGGAGGGAGGCCAAAACATCAGCGCGGCGCAGCGCACCTGGCACGGTGGGCAGGACGCGGCGTTTGGCGAAGCCAGCGACCCCGCGTACCGCTTGGCCCTGCGCGGGCTGGCCGAGCCGTTGGACGAGGAATTCTATGCCTTGGCCGACACGGTGTTTGCGCCGATGATGACCTATCTGGAAGATGCTCGGCGCGCCTAG
- a CDS encoding CobW family GTP-binding protein codes for MAAEVAPDDALPSAHDRRIPVTVLTGFLGAGKTTVLNWLLAQPGLDSAAVLINEFGEVGVDHLLVEKVDDTLVLLDSGCICCSVQGDLVRALKNLFMRALRREIPPVGRVLIETTGLADPAPVIHTLMEEPFIAERYRCDGVVTAVDTTHALDQLGAQREAVRQVAMADRLLLTKCDLAGNDALTALAARLAELNPGAPQIEVRGGVPATGGVDALFGCGLYSAAGKLPDVAAWLGEERARRLQAERAARNAPLAWRAGAPPARPAAAPARHDEGVSSFVIRFDQPLQWYGFADALGLILQVYGERILRVKGVLDVAGEQLPRVVQCVQHVAYPPTSLPAWPASGPLSDRRSRLVFIVRDLSQSEVEVIFASLAGQAPSTEAAR; via the coding sequence ATGGCGGCTGAGGTAGCGCCCGACGATGCGCTGCCGTCTGCGCACGACCGGCGCATCCCGGTTACCGTTCTGACCGGCTTTCTCGGGGCTGGCAAGACCACGGTGCTGAACTGGCTGCTCGCGCAGCCGGGTCTGGACAGCGCTGCGGTGTTGATCAACGAATTCGGCGAAGTCGGCGTCGACCATCTGTTGGTGGAAAAGGTCGACGACACCCTGGTGCTGCTCGACTCGGGCTGCATCTGCTGCAGCGTGCAGGGCGACCTGGTGCGCGCGCTCAAGAATCTTTTCATGCGCGCGCTGCGCCGCGAGATTCCCCCGGTCGGCCGCGTGCTGATCGAAACCACCGGTCTGGCCGACCCGGCCCCGGTGATCCATACCTTGATGGAAGAGCCGTTCATCGCCGAGCGCTACCGCTGCGACGGCGTGGTGACTGCGGTGGATACCACCCACGCACTGGATCAGCTCGGCGCCCAGCGCGAGGCGGTGCGCCAGGTGGCGATGGCCGACCGCCTGCTGCTCACCAAATGCGACCTGGCCGGTAATGACGCACTTACCGCGCTGGCCGCGCGGTTGGCCGAACTCAACCCCGGCGCACCGCAGATCGAGGTGCGCGGCGGCGTGCCAGCCACAGGCGGCGTCGATGCGCTGTTTGGCTGCGGCCTCTACAGCGCCGCCGGCAAACTGCCTGACGTGGCCGCTTGGCTGGGCGAGGAGCGCGCCCGCCGGCTGCAGGCCGAACGCGCCGCCCGCAACGCGCCACTGGCCTGGCGCGCCGGCGCGCCGCCGGCCCGCCCGGCCGCCGCGCCGGCGCGCCACGACGAAGGCGTATCGAGCTTCGTCATCCGCTTCGACCAACCCTTGCAGTGGTACGGATTTGCCGACGCGCTCGGTCTCATCCTGCAGGTCTATGGCGAGCGTATCCTGCGCGTCAAAGGCGTACTCGACGTGGCAGGCGAGCAGCTGCCGCGCGTGGTGCAGTGCGTGCAGCATGTTGCTTATCCGCCCACCAGCCTGCCGGCCTGGCCGGCCAGCGGGCCGCTGAGCGACCGGCGCAGCCGGCTGGTGTTCATCGTGCGCGATCTGTCCCAAAGCGAGGTCGAGGTCATCTTCGCCAGCCTTGCCGGGCAGGCGCCGTCGACCGAGGCTGCCCGATGA